In one window of Pseudodesulfovibrio sediminis DNA:
- the flgC gene encoding flagellar basal body rod protein FlgC produces the protein MDFMTAMDISSSGLKAQRAQLNVISMNMANIRTTKTADGGPYQRKSVSFESTPVYSPFAQEMHDQLNRDLHGVKVLGVTADQRPFKQVYEPHHPDANDLGYVTYPDINVVEEMTNMMQAMRGYEANVQTIQAAKRMFQKALMIGNG, from the coding sequence ATGGACTTCATGACTGCAATGGACATCAGCTCGTCCGGCCTCAAGGCTCAAAGAGCACAGCTCAACGTCATTTCAATGAATATGGCGAATATTCGAACAACCAAGACTGCGGATGGCGGACCATACCAACGCAAGTCAGTATCTTTCGAATCCACGCCGGTGTACTCGCCGTTCGCGCAGGAAATGCACGATCAGCTCAACCGCGACCTTCATGGCGTCAAGGTCCTTGGCGTTACCGCAGACCAACGCCCTTTCAAGCAGGTTTACGAACCGCATCATCCGGATGCAAACGACCTGGGATATGTCACCTACCCCGATATCAACGTTGTCGAGGAAATGACCAACATGATGCAGGCCATGCGCGGCTATGAGGCCAATGTTCAAACCATTCAGGCCGCAAAGCGCATGTTCCAGAAAGCCCTGATGATAGGCAACGGTTAA
- the fliF gene encoding flagellar basal-body MS-ring/collar protein FliF codes for MPPFVEEYWSKISGLWSERTVSQRILIGGLAASVIIAFALMIYWMNKPDYRVLMTNLYPEDASRVVGMLQAAKEDYKLENGGKTVLVPANRVYELRLQVAGEGNLHGQGIGFEIFDDIQIGQTDFVQHVNYQRALQGELARTITEFPMVVKTRVHLVIPQKSLFIEDQISPSASIVLQLKDDGKLEPNETQGIVNLVSMAVEGLEPASITVTDMKGRPLYTPEDENNGLSLSNAQQLHKASVEAKIQRQILELLGPAVGPDKVIARVNADLDFSQRTLRNETFDPDGSVVRSETRSEETTAGAASLAGGEPDANFRGDGFAGTRTTQDSTRESRTTNFEINKTEESVVTPVGELKRLTVAVILDGTWETNPDTGESVYTPRTAQEIERIRNLIENAVGFDSTRGDTIEVSNISFGEPEIYDADSVLRTMLEYAQRLGKPFLNGILIFLFLILVVRPVVMALIRPRVAEQEIEEMAGLPGAERLALEEEEMDEEALDASRRLENAKNHAVQLSDENIDQAVQLLKTWLTQEA; via the coding sequence ATGCCTCCGTTCGTCGAAGAATATTGGTCAAAAATCAGTGGACTCTGGTCCGAACGCACCGTGTCACAGCGTATCCTGATCGGTGGCCTGGCTGCTTCGGTCATCATCGCCTTTGCGCTCATGATCTATTGGATGAACAAACCCGATTACCGCGTCCTGATGACCAACCTCTACCCCGAGGACGCCTCGCGGGTCGTGGGCATGCTTCAGGCAGCCAAGGAAGACTACAAGCTGGAAAACGGCGGCAAGACCGTCCTGGTCCCGGCGAACCGTGTCTATGAACTGAGGCTCCAGGTGGCGGGCGAAGGCAACCTACACGGACAGGGTATCGGTTTCGAAATTTTTGACGACATTCAGATCGGCCAGACCGATTTTGTCCAGCACGTCAACTACCAGCGCGCTCTTCAGGGCGAACTGGCTCGCACCATCACGGAATTCCCCATGGTCGTAAAGACGCGCGTGCATTTGGTCATCCCGCAAAAATCCCTTTTCATCGAAGACCAGATCTCCCCGTCAGCTTCCATCGTCCTGCAACTCAAGGATGACGGCAAGCTTGAACCGAATGAGACTCAGGGTATCGTCAATCTCGTTTCCATGGCTGTCGAAGGCCTTGAGCCCGCATCCATCACAGTCACCGACATGAAGGGCCGCCCGCTCTACACCCCGGAAGACGAGAACAACGGTCTTTCCCTGTCAAATGCCCAGCAGCTCCACAAGGCGAGCGTCGAAGCCAAAATCCAGCGTCAGATTCTTGAACTCCTCGGCCCTGCTGTCGGCCCTGACAAGGTCATCGCCCGCGTCAACGCTGATCTCGATTTCAGCCAGCGCACCCTGCGCAACGAAACCTTTGACCCGGACGGCTCGGTTGTCCGATCCGAGACCCGGTCCGAAGAGACAACGGCCGGTGCCGCTTCTCTGGCTGGCGGCGAACCAGACGCCAACTTCCGCGGCGACGGATTTGCAGGCACCCGGACCACCCAGGACTCAACACGGGAATCCCGGACCACCAACTTTGAAATCAACAAGACTGAAGAATCCGTCGTGACCCCGGTTGGGGAGTTGAAACGTCTCACGGTTGCGGTTATCCTGGATGGCACATGGGAAACGAATCCGGACACCGGAGAATCCGTTTACACACCGCGTACGGCTCAGGAAATTGAACGCATAAGAAACCTGATTGAAAACGCCGTGGGGTTTGACTCCACGCGCGGGGACACCATCGAGGTTTCAAACATCTCCTTTGGCGAGCCTGAAATCTATGATGCGGACTCCGTCCTGCGGACCATGCTGGAATACGCTCAGCGTCTGGGCAAGCCGTTCCTCAACGGCATACTGATCTTTCTCTTCCTCATCCTGGTTGTGCGCCCGGTGGTCATGGCTCTTATCAGACCCCGTGTGGCAGAACAGGAGATCGAAGAGATGGCCGGTCTGCCCGGTGCCGAACGACTGGCTCTGGAAGAAGAAGAGATGGACGAAGAGGCTCTGGACGCATCACGACGCTTGGAAAATGCCAAGAACCATGCTGTTCAGTTG
- the fliE gene encoding flagellar hook-basal body complex protein FliE, which translates to MVVKSVAINAYQHALNANRRTALEKQVSNKLQKPQEEAQGFTETLQQSLKGVNDIQTEKKHMIEEFASGKSQNVHELMITMQKAGLTMQMTGAVRSKIMQSYKEIMQMQF; encoded by the coding sequence ATGGTCGTCAAAAGTGTTGCAATAAACGCATACCAGCATGCCCTGAACGCCAACCGTCGAACGGCATTGGAAAAGCAGGTCTCCAACAAGCTGCAAAAGCCTCAGGAAGAGGCCCAGGGATTCACGGAGACACTTCAGCAGTCGCTGAAAGGCGTCAACGACATCCAGACCGAGAAAAAGCATATGATCGAAGAATTCGCATCAGGCAAATCGCAAAACGTCCATGAGCTCATGATCACCATGCAGAAAGCGGGACTGACCATGCAGATGACCGGCGCGGTACGCAGCAAGATCATGCAGTCCTACAAAGAAATAATGCAGATGCAGTTCTAG
- the flgB gene encoding flagellar basal body rod protein FlgB: MRGLFERHIQLTGKVMDLRLQRQNLVTANIANVNTPGYKAQSLEFEEKLQSALNQNALGKMTRTASDHMPTEFSTAGFKGDGLEAFKAREIHGQDSVNLDKEMAENAKNTMMYNALSSIIKKNFQGMTKVIQEGSK; encoded by the coding sequence ATGCGAGGACTTTTTGAACGTCACATCCAATTGACAGGCAAGGTCATGGACCTGCGTCTGCAACGTCAAAATCTCGTCACGGCGAACATCGCCAATGTGAATACTCCTGGTTACAAGGCCCAGAGTCTTGAATTCGAAGAGAAGCTGCAAAGCGCCCTGAACCAGAATGCCCTGGGTAAAATGACCCGCACCGCATCCGACCACATGCCCACGGAATTCAGCACCGCCGGTTTTAAAGGGGATGGCCTGGAGGCATTCAAGGCCCGGGAGATTCATGGACAGGACTCTGTGAACCTGGACAAGGAAATGGCTGAGAATGCGAAAAACACCATGATGTACAACGCGCTCAGCTCGATTATCAAAAAGAATTTTCAAGGCATGACCAAAGTCATTCAGGAAGGGAGTAAATAA